A single Venturia canescens isolate UGA chromosome 1, ASM1945775v1, whole genome shotgun sequence DNA region contains:
- the fws gene encoding conserved oligomeric Golgi complex subunit 5 yields the protein MSEILDLQSIENDDFFKQFLSDENKQTDISKLLSVAQQLNKLGQALTVLDAELHKQVLTNHEDLLSQVTWVEKIEGVLAIMRTHVQSLLSAVERLRAKIIDPFNRIETQTVVLSRLHETSDLLRRVARVQHLLHSQRLHAQIGNSSQGSDIIKAAKSLHELEQLMSDTDLSGLDVVADDQQAVKTHRINVQRIANHTMNRGLETTNSAQVSVAVQVFENLGILEKAIESTETSALGNIEKVAKEALDVSLPTSQDLAKKGGGPGRAAIPSPGSSGNVRTRLWENLDRLFQDTVYTHCVQIELLERVLVEHHTKGFETLSEDFWNKIMALLSKVFLEKAQGSSFVKQALEGEYPKFLRVFLDVRKRLKEKSHAAGTYTLGRNILQPFENAYLSRSVSRLLDPVHTMFSGDSAPGQDEIDSLIRTVTSELSVSLVDEGLSTVVARNVGKAIRLFCLKCEQGLVTGGEASQVIDSPTPGQQSNVVMADLLHYLATQTSRVVANLAGSLPSEGATIIASALDEIDTLTKNILAPLLSSINDAIESIILTMHDDPEFRDPSSPLGREIGCSLYMRELQGFILRSVTTFLAPYKNQAVVAECCKTVASRCIELFVRHACLIRPLTDYGRAKLIADFTQMEIAVTPLCRGGQLGFLEQQQYRTLRALKVLLPLSPEEMVEKVVKVEGEGAVPASLILLHLFSGAPAELQSPHQSAGWSISRLSQWMDTHTSERERLALSSGPLQRYQSTIRQRNLPTFHHLFPLMTKLASLSERTNENTIK from the exons ATGAGTGAAATATTAGATCTACAAAGTATAGAAAATGATG ATTTTTTTAAGCAATTTCTCAGTGACGAGAATAAGCAAACCGACATCTCAAAACTCTTGTCCGTTGCTCAACAGCTTAATAAACTTGGTCAGG CTCTGACAGTTCTTGATGCAGAATTGCACAAGCAAGTATTAACCAATCACGAGGATTTGTTATCACAAGTAACATGGGTTGAGAAAATTGAAGGAGTTCTCGCAATAATGAGAACTCACGTACAAAGTTTGTTGTCTGCTGTCGAGAGGCTGAGGGCCAAAATAATAGACCCTTTCAACCGAATCGAAACGCAAACAGTTGTTTTGTCCAGACTACACGAAACTTCAGACTTGCTGCGAAGAGTCGCAAGAGTGCAACATCTATTACACTCACAACGATTACATGCTCAAATAGGGAATTCATCACAGGGTTCTGACATCATCAAAGCTGCTAAAAGTCTTCACGAACTTG AACAGCTCATGTCAGACACGGATTTAAGTGGACTTGATGTTGTTGCCGATGATCAACAAGCTGTAAAAACTCACCGTATTAATGTACAAAGAATTGCTAATCATACTATGAACCGAGGCTTGGAAACGACCAATAGTGCACAA GTAAGTGTAGCGGTCCAGGTATTCGAGAATTTAGGGATACTTGAAAAAGCTATCGAAAGTACAGAAACATCAGCCCttggaaatatcgaaaaagtaGCCAAAGAAGCATTAGATGTATCTCTACCCACGAGTCAAGATCTTGCAAAGAAAGGCGGTGGGCCAGGAAGAGCAGCGATTCCCTCTCCTGGATCTTCCGGCAACGTCAGGACTCGATTGTGGGAAAATCTTGATCGTTTATTTCAAGATACTGTTTACACTCATTGTGTACAAATCGAACTCCTGGAAAGAGTTCTCGTCGAACATCATACAAAAGGCTTCGAAACATTGTCTGAGGACTTCTGGAATAAAATCATGGCTCTTTTGTCAAAAGTCTTTTTAGAAAAAGCTCAAG GATCGTCGTTTGTGAAACAAGCTCTGGAAGGTGAATATCCGAAATTTCTTCGGGTATTTCTAGATGTGCGAAAACGGCTGAAGGAAAAGTCCCACGCTGCTGGTACTTACACACTAGG TCGCAACATTCTACAACCATTTGAAAATGCGTATTTGTCGCGTTCGGTTTCACGACTTTTGGACCCAGTTCATACTATGTTTTCCGGAGATTCCGCTCCGGGTCAAGACGAAATCGACAGTTTGATCAGGACCGTGACAAG tgagttGAGCGTATCGTTGGTGGACGAAGGATTATCCACGGTGGTAGCGAGGAACGTTGGAAAAGCCATAAGGTTATTTTGTCTGAAATGCGAGCAAGGTTTAGTGACTGGTGGGGAAGCTAGCCAGGTGATCGATTCGCCAACTCCGGGTCAACAATCGAACGTTGTAATGGCAGaccttttgcattatttggcGACTCAAACGAGTCGCGTAGTTGCCAACCTCGCGGGAAGTTTACCGAGTGAAGGAGCCACGATCATTGCCTCGGCTCTCGATGAAATTGACAcattgacaaaaaatattcttgccCCGCTTTTGTCATCCATCAATGACGCTATTGAAAGTATTATTTTGACGATGCACGACGATCCAGAGTTTCGAGA TCCATCGAGTCCGCTTGGCCGTGAAATCGGATGTTCTCTTTACATGAGAGAATTGCAAGGCTTCATATTACGATCTGTCACAACATTTTTGGCGCCCTATAAAAACCAAGCGGTGGTCGCTGAGTG CTGTAAAACCGTGGCTTCGAGATGTATCGAGCTCTTCGTCCGTCACGCCTGTCTGATCAGGCCATTAACTGACTACGGAAGAGCAAAATTGATTGCGGATTTTACACAAATGGAAATAGCGGTAACGCCTTTGTGTCGAGGAGGACAGCTTGGATTTTTGGAACAACAGCAGTACAGAACTTTGAGAGCATTAAAAGTTCTTTTACCTCTCAGTCCTGAAGAAATGGTTGAGAAAGTCGTGAAAGTTGAAGGTGAAGGCGCGGTACCAGCGTCACTTATTTTATTGCATCTCTTTTCTGGGGCACCGGCCGAGTTGCAATCGCCTCATCAG AGCGCTGGCTGGTCCATCAGTCGTTTATCTCAATGGATGGACACTCACACCAGCGAGCGAGAACGTTTGGCTCTGAGCAGCGGGCCCTTGCAACGTTATCAATCGACAATAAGGCAACGAAATCTTCCCACGTTTCATCATTTATTTCCACTGATGACTAAACTAGCGAGCCTTAGTGAACGTacgaatgaaaatacaataaaataa